Part of the Gadus macrocephalus chromosome 22, ASM3116895v1 genome, ctctgcgccagttgcaaactagcaacgacacatgcgccagtgattaagtcaattgcgccggatgcaataGGGCCCTTAGTGTGTCTCCTTGTCCTTAATCAGACATGGTGGAGAGGGGCGTTGGGGCTctgtccccccccacacacacacacacacacacacataaacaaacagtcCTGTCAGACCTCGGTCTCATGGGACTTGCTATAGTGTGTGCTGatatttgtgtgcgtttgtttttgtCGTTGATTGCACTCATAAATGCCCTGTGAATTCAATGGCTTTCTTTGTTGAGAATGAAGCATTTAATCTGGTGTTGTGTGTCTttgcctctcacacacacacaaacacacatacacacacacacacacacacacacacacacacacacacacacacacacacacacacacacacacacacacacatacacacacatgcatgaatgcacatccacacacaatatCATGGCACTCTAAAACATCAATGGACTTGCCCATGCTCAATACAAAGATTCTGCATAAAACAAGCaccatcaacaacacacacacacacacacacacacacacacacacacacacacacacacacacacacacacacacacacacacacacacacacacacacacacacacatacacacacacacacacacaggtgtggagaaacacatcaacacacaagaGGCTGTCTGTGGGATGATTCCCTCTCAGCATCCTTCGATTAATATTTCACCATCCCACTGCCCCCCCGTCAACACATGCTTATCAATCTTTCAACATGGCATTTTCctgtgtgcagtgtgtaggtgtgtttgtttgcatgcgtgtgtgtgtgtgtgtgtgtgtgtgtgtgtgtgtgtgtgtgtgtgtgtgtgtgtgtgtgtgtgtgtgtgtatgtgtgtgtgtgtgtgtgtgtgtgtgtgtgtttgtgtgtgtgtgtgtgtgttttaatgtctttctgCCTGCCTGTATGTGATGTGTCTCAGTAAAACTAACCCCGTAAGTATTAAATTgtttatgtctttgtgtgtggattggtgtgtgtgtgtgtgtgtgtgtgtgtgtgtgtgtgtgtgtgtgtgtgtgtgtgtgtgtgtgtgtgtgtgtgtgtgcgtgcgtgcgtgcgtgcgtgcgtgcgtgcgtgcgtgcgtgcgtgcgtgcgtgcgtgcgtgcgtgcgtgcgtgcgtgcgtgcgtgcgtgcgtgcgcgtgcgtgtgtgtgtgttacagtgcaCAGTGTGGGATTGGGACTCCAATGGGAAACACGATTTCATCGGAGAATTTCAGACCACCTTTAAAGAGACGAAAGCAGGGACAGACGAGGGCAAACTGGtaatcaaaaacacacacacacacacaaagacacgcacattcatacacacaaactgatGAGCCAGTGTATATCGATATTAGTGCGACAGCCATCACCATATTGTAATATAATTTTCTCCACCACAAGACAAGGACAATAAGCATTGCTTcaaggacaaacaaacacatacgcacaacacacagacacacacacacaaacacacacacatcctgcacTCAAATGACTTGCCTTTACAAATTCATgcttttcctgtgtgtgtggttgcatatttttgtgtgtgtttgtgattgtatgtgtgtgtgtgtgtgtgtgtgtgtgtgtgtgtgtgtgtgtgtgtgtgtgtgtgtgtgtgtgtgtgtgtgtgtgtgtgtgtgtgtgtgtgtgcgtgtgtgagtgtgtgtccagTTGCAGTGGGAGTGCATCAATCCAAAATACCAAGTGAAGAAGAAGAACTACAGAAACTCTGGCGTGGTCGTCCTCAACCACTGTAAGGTGATGAAGACAACCCGCCCAATCagacctctcctcttcctcctccgttaACATCctgtccatctatctctctgttggtctgtctgtctgtatatctgtctgcctgtctgcttcCATGTCTGTGTCGTTTTGTAGAGGGTTCAAATAGGAAGACCAGCAAACTACAAATGCTAAAATACAAACTACATAGAGGCTAACAGCACTCGATTGCTATTCAACCGATGACACTGTGAGCCACGTTGTGGAAGTCCTGATGGAAGCCTGCTTCGAGTGTGCTTTGTAGTTTGGGTGTTTTCCCTCTGCTACAACCATCTGAGGAGTCTCTTGGCTTGATCCTTATATCGTGAGAAGTAAGGGATtacatttttatgttttgtcAGGACCCAGGCTTTTTTTTTCCAACTTATGATTTCACAGTGTTACCATAACGACAATGAAAGGTTTGTCCACGACCGTGGCGAAGCCCCCGGTGTTCAGAGCATGCAGTTATTTCAGTGGCTGGTTTCTCATTTAAGGTTATGGGTAATGCTATGTCTGTCATTTTATCTTGTTCTATGCATCAGGCCCTAACCTATAACCTGCTTTGTATGCAAATGAAAGGCTAATTGTGTGATTTCTTTTGCTGACAGATTATTAAAATGTATTCCTTTCTGGACTACATCATGGGAGGCTGTCAAATCCAGttcactgtgagtgtgtgcaggcTCTGGCATTATCCATGATATTTGCATTGCTAAATGTCTGTGATGAATCGATGCTCACTCAAGCTGTGTGTGCACCTGCACGTGTCTGCACATGTTTgtgatatgcgtgtgtgtgtatgtgtgtgtgtgtgaatgaatgtgtgcttgtgtgaatgtgcatgcatgcctgcCTGTTTatatgtacctgtgtgtgtatgtgtgtgtgtgtgtgtgtgtgtgtgtgcgtgtgcgtgtgcatgtgtgtgtgtgtgtgtgtgtgtgtgtgtgtgtgtgtgtgtgtgtgcgcctatgTGGATGTGAATATGCCTGTGCGTGCATATGCTTTTGTGCGTTTTTCTGTGGATCTGTGTGGttctgcttgcgtgtgtgtgtatgcgtgtgtatgtgtgcatccaGGTGGCAATAGACTTCACAGCGTCCAACGGGGACCCCCGGAACAGCTGTTCCCTCCATTACATCCACCCCTACCAGCCCAACGAGTACCTGAAGGCCCTGGTGGCAGTCGGAGAGATCTGCCAAGACTACGACAGGTAGGAGACACACTGCCATGCATATTGTAGCATCCCCACTGACACTGGGGCCCAGCCCTCACACCCAGGGGCTtcaaacacatactcacacacacacacacacacacacacacacacacacacacacacacacacacacacacacacacacacacacacacacacagagttacactctaacacaaacacacatacacattaataCACTTATGCACAcaaatttaaacacacacacacacacacacacacacacacacacacacacacacacacacacacacacacacacacacacacacacacacacacacacacacacacacacacacacacacacaaataaacactgtTTGCCAAATGTGCATCGAAAATTAATTGACCCAATTAAGTAACCCCGTTGGGTACTCCCCTTGTACTGCTTCGGAATGTGCATTTTCTGGGTATTGTGCTGACGATAACATACCTCATCGATATTCAAAGACTCAATGGCACATCCACGTCTTTAGTGGTATCGATCCACCGTGGACACATGCCGGccgagtgtgtgagtgtcttcCACACAGCGCAGTGCTTATTAAACTTGGCTtaagcggggggggggaagtgggggggggactTTGCTCAACCTTGCCAGGAGTGTGTCTGCGATGGTCTTGATTAATGTCGTCCCTGGAATACAGCCCGGAAAGAGTAAGGGTGTGATttgggaagaggaggtggggggggggggggctgttctcATGGATTTAAATTGAAGAAACAGCAAGTGTCCGACTACTACTAGTGTAGTGTCCTGTGTTTCCTTTCAGGTTGTTTCTTCCGTCTCTGCATCCTTTCCTTGTTCCGAGAGGAACATAAAAGTGTGCTTATGTTGTCGGCCACCCACCTGCAACGAGAGCGGTTATAAATAGTTCTAAATCGGAAGCCCGAGGCGTTGGGTATTGGTGTGATTACACACCGGGCGCTATCGTGGCTAATGAGGTGATGGATACAATCAATGTTTAAATGCCACACGCTGTCGTGTGGCAGCCTGTCAGCTGCCAGTGACGGCTCGTTCTTTATTTCCATTATTCTGATTatgtatgaaaaaaataatatttaaatacatttgttcaaTCATGGATAACAGATAAGCAGGATGATTTGGATACATTAGGATAACTggttcccttccctcccctgtgCTTATCTCCAGCGATAAGATGTTTCCAGCATTTGGTTTTGGGGGACAGATTCCACCTGACTTCAAAGTAAGATATTCCCCAagcattgtgtgcgtgtgtgtgtgtgcgtgtatctgtgtgtgtgtgtgcgtgtgtgtgtgtgtgtgtgtgtgtgtgtgtgtgtgtgtgtgtgtgtgtgtgtgtgtgtgtgtgtgtgtgtgtgtgtgtgtgtgtgtgtgtgtgtgtgtgaatgtgtatgtcactctgtgcctgtgtctgtgcgtgcatgtgtgtaagtgtttgcacgtgtgtgtttttgtgtgtgtttgcatgtgtgtgtgtgtgtgtgtttgcctgtgtgtgtttgtgtgcgtgtgtgtgtgtgttcgggtttgtgtgtgtgtgtgcgtgtgtctgtgtctgtgtgtgcatgtgtgtgcctgtgtgtgtgtgcatgtatttgtctgtgtgtgtgtgtgcatgtgtgtgtctgtgcctatgtctgtgtgtttgtgtttgtatgtgtgagcgtgtgcgtgtgtctgtgtctgtgtgtgcatgtgtgtgcgtgcatttgtctgtgtgtgtgtgtgtgtgtgtgcaagtgtgtgtgtcagtgcgaaTGATTTAGATTGAATTAAATCACAGTATCCTGCTGTAAGCTCGGTTTACCAGCCGTTAGCCGGGCGTGATCCAGGAAGAACGCAATGTTTCTATTCTTCTCATCTCTGCAAGGTGTCACACGATTTTGCTGTGAACTTCGACGAAGACAACCCTGAATGTGCTggtaagcgcacacacacacacataatgaagAATGATGACAAGCAAACAAGTAATCAAGAAGAAAGTTGCTCAACTCATCCAAGTGGAATGAACTAGAACAGAACGCGGCCGAGGCGTTCGACTCAATTCCCAGATATCTCTCCGTCTCTAGCATCTACTGTTTCACTTCCTACCTAtcaacagttacacacacacacacacacacacacacacacacacacacacacacacacacacacacacacacagaaacacacacacacacacatacacacactaccacagaaacacacacacaaactcacacgcacatactcgtatacacacatacatgtacacacacacactcacacaagcacacatgcacaggtcgAAGCAGAGCCTGGTGTGTGTCCCTCTTGCTGCAGGAAGTATTGGCAGCTGAGAAGCAGCAGAGAACAACACTAATCTATACGTGTCAACCAGGccactcctctcttctccccacaCATCTGCTCTcctgcagtggtggtggtggtgtgtgtgtctgtgtgtgcatgtgcgtgtgtatgtgtatgtgtgtgtgtgtgtgtgtgtgtttgtgtgtgtgtgtgtggatatcagcataatttaagtcaactccTAAGCCAGCTTGCCTGCTCCTTTGTCCTTGAGAAGAACTCACCTTGGGGAACGGTCACGTGCATACGAATATATCTTACCcctcttgcatgtgtgtgtgtgtgtgtgtgtgtgtggggggggggggggcatgttggggtgtgtttgtatgtgtttggctGACGGTGtgcttttgtatttgtgtgaatatatgtatgtgggtgtgtgcctgtgcgtgggtgtatgggtgggtgtgtgtgggtgtgtgtgtgtgttggtgctcaCACATGTGCCGGCGTTCATGTGTATTGCAGGTATCCAAGGGGTTGTAGAGGCCTACCAGAACTGCCTCCCTAAGATCCAGCTGTACGGGCCCACCAACATCGCCCCCATCATCCAGAAGGTGGCCTCAACAGCCTCTGAAGAGATGCACACCAAAGAAgccatggtgagagagagagagagagagagagagagagagagagagagagagagagagagagagagagagagagagagagagagagagagagagagagtgtgagtaaTTAATGGCTGCATGGATAGAAATATTGATAGatcgatagagagacagacagataaacccATGTCGGATGAATTGACGGGTAGATGGATGAATGGCGGGAGAGATAAAACAGATAAGCAGGCGCAGAGACAGGCAGAAGAGTGCCATGGAGCAAAAGGGGCCAAGTGAGATGAATTAATAAAATTAGCTACATACTGAAGGATTTTAATTCACTCCCACTCGTagctccttcacacacacatgcacccgctgacaaacacacatacacaaacagacacacacacagtccccgcCTGCCTGCCGCGTCCCTGGCGACTTTGAGTGAGAGGTTTTTATTCAAATTATTCTGCGTCAAGGAGCCACTTCCAATACAATACTTATTCCTATTGTTTGAAAACCATCAGCAGACgcttccctttccccccccccccccccccccccaggagtacTTCATCCTGCTGATCCTGACGGACGGCGTGATCACGGACATGGCGGACACGCGCGAGGCCATCGTGCACGCCTCCCACCTGCCCATGTCCGTCATCATCGTGGGCGTGGGCAACGCCGACTTCACCGACATGCAGATGCTGGACGGCGACGACGGGATCCTGCGCTCGCCCAAGGGCGAGCCCGTGCTGCGCGACATCGTGCAGTTCGTGCCCTTCAAGGACTTCAAGCACGTAGGTCCCGGCGCCGCGTctcagaggggggcgggggggtagaGCTGTCGCTACACTTTGTGCGTACAAGGTAGTGGCggcgaaaaacaaacaaacgcaaaGTCCCTGCGCCTCCgaagtatctgtgtgtgtgtgtgggggtgattAGTCAGGATGGCAGGGCAGCGGGATTGATCTCGTATCTGGTTTCCTTGTCTCCCCCTGATTCAGTGAGCAAAGCAAAAACCACATGGAGTTTAAAACAAATTTGTCTGCAAAGGACTTCTTTGGCCTCGGCCCGCCAGTCAGCAGGGGGCTGGCAGGGAAGTGCAGTTGCTAGGTGGTGCGACACCCAGCCTGAAGGCTTCAAGGTTTGGTCTCCCATGTCTTACTCCACAGCACTTACTGTAGGTATCaagggcccaatcccatttctaccccttaccccttcaaaacaagggggaggggtaaggggtagaaatgggattgggccaaggTATCCTGGAGCTTCAGATGCCCTACGCCCTACCTGTGTGTTAATGACTCCTGAAATCATTTGTGAGCAGCTTTGGGTAAAAGTGTGAGAAAATACTAACTGCCCTAATGCTACACTgtaagaaagtgtgtgtgtgtgtgtgtgtgtgtgtgtgtgtgtgtgtgtgtgtgtgtgtgtgtgtgtgtgtgtgtgtgtgtgtgtgtgtgtgtgtgtgtgtgtgtgtgtgtgtgtgtagcctccTTAATCAAAACTGGTGTGTGAGGAAGGCTTTGCTATTGCTATTGCTAGACTTCTGCAGAGCTACCATCTGTGTACACAGTTTTcattggttttgtttgtgtgagtgtggttgtgCGGTTGGCCGTGTGTTTATGCAGAGGAATGGTgagggttatgtgtgtgtgtgaatatgtgggCGTAATGTATTTGATGCGCTCGTCAAAACACATCAGCCATCGGGACGGcgatcagcgtgtgtgtgtgtgtgtgtgtgtgtgtgtgtgtttgcgtgtatacatgcttgtgcgtgtgtgcacacagtCAGGCGTTTGTGTCGATATGTTCGGAGCGCAGCATGCACATCTGTTTCTCCGGGGGTTTGGGAAGCAGCCGACTTTGTCCGCGTTTGGCTGGGTCCGTTACGGCGAGTTTGGTCTGTGACAGGTCGAGAGATCCACCAATTATATCGCAACTAAACATAGAGTGCTGGAGAATggagaggacgggaggggaggggaggggaggggaagggaggggaggggaggggagggggtggaggcgcCCACTCCTGGTGAAAGCAAACAAGAAGATGAAAAGGAATGATTAAAAGGAGAAAAGggaaaaggagagaaggagaagaagagagggcagGCGGGTGTGGCGCAAACGTATAGGACagtcagggggacaggaagtgataGGGGAGTGGGCGAGCAGTACGACGCAGAagcagagaacagagagaaacaaGAGTCGACGGCCAAAGACAAAGGGAGCCTGGGAGTTGATGCCTGCAGTAGAGAGGTGATTTTCTGCTCTGTCGTTTCTTTTCAGAAGGGATTAGCAGGACAAAGCTACCGTATGACagactgattgtgtgtgtgtgtgtatgtgtctgcagtGCCTGTGCAGTgcactgcatgtgtgtgaagaAACGGTAGATAAAGCAGAGGATGAAacagtctgtgtatgtgtgtgtgtgtgtgtgtttgtgtctggtgtgtgtgtatgtgtctggtgtgtgtgtatgtgtctggtgtgtgtgagtgtgtggttgtgtgtgtgtgtgtgtgtgtgtgtgtgtgtgtgtgtgtgtgtgtgtgtgtgtgtgtgtgtgtgtgtgtgtgtgtgtgtgtgtgtgtgtgtgtgtgtgtgtgtgtgtgtgtgtgcactttgcTGCATTGTCTCAATGAATTATAAGAGATGAAGAAGGACTTGAGACTTAGAAAGTGCTTTGCTTTATTTTGCACAgagagaaaagtgtgtgtgtgtgtatgtgtgcgtgtgtgtgtgtgtctgtaggtgcctgtttgtgtgtgtgtgtctgtgtctgtgtgtgtgtcagtgtgtgtgtcagtgttagaAACAATTACAGTGAAAGATCAGGGCAGAAGCACTCCTTAATATGAACATGAGGGGGCGGTTCATTATATGATATTGTATCTCCGGATCATCTTCCCTTGTTATATTTGTATGATATTGAAATGACGATCCATGAATAGTTCAGTATGTGCCCTGGTAGAAATAATGGCTTTAGGACTCAAGACCAATGAGCAGCCAACTATGTGTCCTATGTGTTAAAGTGAAATGTTATTGTTCGTGTTCACCTTCACGACTTAGTGTGTGAGTAATGACAATAGTGTGACAATATGTATTTTATCCAAAGTAACTCAGAGTGCATTAAAATGCATGTCACAAGGGACTTCTAACatgttcagatacatgtcattaatgagcTCAAGGGgtcctacaggtagactgcagacattgaGGTTAATAAAAATGTTTAATGCTTCATGTTTTTCATGTTTCTCTAATCAAAGATTTTAGATTTGTAAATTAGATTGACATCCAAAacattggatggatggatggatgaatggacagTGGATGGATACAGTGAATTGATTTGAATAGATATTGATCCTTGTAAATCATGGTGATGGCCCTTCCACTAAAagtcctccccttctctcccccctccccccccgtgtCTTTCCCCAGGCCTCCCCAGCTGCTCTGGCCAAGAGCGTACTGGCAGAGGTCCCAAACCAGATCGTGGACTACTACAACGCCAAAGGCATCAAGCCCAAGTGTGTCTCCGACTACGAGTCCACCAGGGCCTTCAGCCCCTGACCACGGACACGCAAAACGTGTGATATGAAAACATGGAATACatgatacatttatatacaagtACTAACATGTGACACCCGAtgagcacaaatacacacacaaacacacgcccacCAAGACTCATCATATTTGCAGTAGCCTAGCTCAGAGAATTAGCTTGTTCCGGTGGTTTTAAATTATTACATGGATGACTATTGCATGTTTGGCCACAACGGCGTACCTTTGGGGAAGTATTGTTATTACCTATAATATCAGAGAAATGTACATAGCAATATAAAGGCAGTCTTTTGAATCGGCATGCAGACTGTAGCCCACCCAGAGAAATGACATATCTACCTTATTTAGATAACTAGCAAGTGTAAGACTAGTACCTCTGAAAAGTCAGTAGTCCATGATGTGAATGGAGACCCAAATAAGCTTAGCGTTAGCATCCTCAGTGTAAGTAAAACCTGACATAGCATAGCTGCAATATAAGGAAAGTTGACAGGCCTCGTAGATAGCTGCTAGCTGCTTCCTTGCTAGTCTACTTTATACAGTTATTGCATGTCAACTCTAGCTTATATAATGACAGAGCGTAGCTGCTTGCTAGTTACGAAATAAAGTATCTTTGTCATTTTATTGACATTCAGGGTTGTCTTGGGTGCGTTAGATTATTTTTTACAGATTTGTCAAGATTTTGCTATATGGaatcaaacaaataaataattgtgATAATTTCTTAACCTTCTTATATTGTGAACTGTTTCGGGAGTATAGCCAGGAGTTTGTGACCtgaatctttattttatttctttcctCTGTAATTTGCATGTAGACTACAATAAAGATTGTGTAGTTTTCTCCCTTCAGtttgttctttgtgtgtgtgtgtgtgtgtgtgtgtgtgtgtgtgtgtgtgtgtgtgtgtgtgtgtgtgtgtgtgtgtgtgtgtgtgtgtgtgtgtgtgtgtgtgtgtgtgtgtgtgtgtgtgtgtgtgtgtgtgcactttacTGCATTGTCTCAATGAATTATAAGAGATGAAGATGGATTTGAGACTTAGAAAGTGCTGCGCTATGTTGTGCACAGAGAAaggaatgtgtgagtgtgtgtgtgcatgcatgcgtgcacatttgtgtgtgtgtgtgtgtgtgtgcgccaatgTTCGAAACGATTACAGTGAAAGATCAGGGCAGCAGCACTCCTTAATATGAACATGAGGGGGCGGTTCATTATATGATATTGTATCTCCGGATCATCTTCCCTTGCTATATTTGTATGATATTGAAATGACGATCCATGAATAGTTCAGTATGTGCCCTGGTAGAAATAATGGCTTTAGGACTCAAGACCAATGAGCAGCCAGCTAAGTGTCCTATGTGTTAAAGTTAAATGTTATTGTTCGTGGTCACCTTCACGACttacaagagtgtgtgtgtgtgtgtgtgtgcgtgtgtgtgtgtgtgtctgtaggtgcctgtttgtgtgtgtgtgtctgtgtctgtgtgtgtgtcagtgtgtgtgtcagtgttagaAACAATTACAGTGAAAGATCAGGGCAGAAGCACTCCTTAATATGAACATGAGGGGGCGGTTCATTATATGATATTGTATCTCCGGATCATCTTCCCTTGTTATATTTGTATGATATTGAAATGACGATCCATGAATAGTTCAGTATGTGCCCTGGTAGAAATAATGGCTTTAGGACTCAAGACCAATGAGCAGCCAACTATGTGTCCTATGTGTTAAAGTGAAATGTTATTGTTCGTGTTCACCTTCACGACTTAGTGTGTGAGTAATGACAATAGTGTGACAATATGTATTTTATCCAAAGTAACTCAGAGTGCATTAAAATGCATGTCACAAGGGACTTCTAACatgttcagatacatgtcattaatgagcTCAAGGGgtcctacaggtagactgcagacattgaGGTTAATAAAAATGTTTAATGCTTCATGTTTTTCATGTTTCTCTAATCAAAGATTTTAGATTTGTAAATTAGATTGACATCCAAAacattggatggatggatggatgaatggacagTGGATGGATACAGTGAATTGATTTGAATAGATATTGATCCTTGTAAATCATGGTGATGGCC contains:
- the cpne4b gene encoding copine-4; translation: MECTLGQIVSQRKLTKALLKQGNTAGKSSITVTAEELSGNDDYVELSFSARKLDDKDFFSKSDPFLEIFRINDDGTGSLVHRTETVMNNLSPVWKSFKVSLNTLCSGDEDRELKCTVWDWDSNGKHDFIGEFQTTFKETKAGTDEGKLLQWECINPKYQVKKKNYRNSGVVVLNHCKIIKMYSFLDYIMGGCQIQFTVAIDFTASNGDPRNSCSLHYIHPYQPNEYLKALVAVGEICQDYDSDKMFPAFGFGGQIPPDFKVSHDFAVNFDEDNPECAGIQGVVEAYQNCLPKIQLYGPTNIAPIIQKVASTASEEMHTKEAMEYFILLILTDGVITDMADTREAIVHASHLPMSVIIVGVGNADFTDMQMLDGDDGILRSPKGEPVLRDIVQFVPFKDFKHASPAALAKSVLAEVPNQIVDYYNAKGIKPKCVSDYESTRAFSP